The genomic DNA ttACATACATACTTAGGACATCAGTAGAAATAAAAGCTACTGATGTCTACACCTGCGCTCTAGCATTCCGTCGAGAAGCGATAGAACCTTACATGGAGTACAATGTGTGTGCATGCTGTTTCGGCAGACGCGAAATTCTGAGCATTCGACTGTTCCTTGCAGGCTCTTGGAATAATGGTTGTAATTGTTGGCAGTTTTCTGTGGGGATCGATGTGGTTTGCATACCTGTACCCGCCGTGAATCATGACGAGGTGTGTTGCGCGCGTTGACGGCTACATGAAGACCGACACCCGTTctaatttattatttttcttgtgcTTCGATTCTTATTCCTCTCATGTTGTACAAATGCAGTGTCTCGTTAGAGACTTCGCTCTGCGCTAGACTGGGTCCTCAAGTTTGAGTAACTCATTGTTTTGATGATCTTGTCGCAGATGGCCTTCCGAACAATCTGTGAGCGACGGACCCGAAAAGAAGTGAGTGGAACCTGCTCCCTTCAGCACAGTCATGGTTTATTAATAAGTCTGAGGCGTCGGAGTGATCAACTCTTGCCGAACACGCGAAGTTTCTCAAGCTTTAGCCAGCCTTTTGACAAAGAAAGTGTTTTCGTCGGGGCAACTTTTGATGCCTCGACAAGAACAAGTCGTTTTGGGTATCGTTGGCTGAGGACTGAGGCTTCCCTTGATTATCTACGGTTGATCACTTCGGGTCTTCATCTTTCTTGGAGTCAGATAAGATTTTTTCGCGAACCACATGGCCACAAAAGGAACAGACACATATATACAGGACGGGCGGCGCATGCAACCAACTGTCCCAGCAGCAGATCTGAAGGGGAAGCATTAGGTCGCGGCCAGCTACAatttccctattcaaatacatgtgagaCGCAGAATTACTTTTAcacgctttatatatatatatatatatatatatatatatatatatatatatatatatatatatatatgtatgtatatatatatatatatttatgtatgtatgtatttggAGCACGACGTTTGCAAATTTGTAATTCTGCGCCAAGAATACGTATAGAAATATCGTAAACTGATTCTCTTAGAGCATCTTAAGCAGGCAAATTGGATATATAAGTTTACAACTAACGTGAAATTTTTACGAAGTTTACGAGGGTtattgcaaaagtcctactcacaattttggtatatttcagagCGGTATATAATTGGTCATTTTTCCCCGCTGTAAATCTATTATTAAGTGCATTTTACAGATTTGTCTTATTGTATTTATTGCGGACTTACGGAGCTATAAAATTTTTTCGATCTTTTTTCAATTtcgtaaaataaaaagaaagcatttaTGGCTCAAATTGAAAACCTGCGATAATTTCAACGTTTCTTTCCTTTGTATGCAGCAAACCTTATAAATATCAGTGTAATAGTTTCCGAGGTGAAACAATGTCTACGTCCCATTGTCCCGAGTTAAGGCTTCATCTTAGGTACATTTCTGAGAAAGCCCGGTCTTGCTCGCCTCAAGCGATAGTAATATCTCTATTTGGTCTAAAGCTAAGTACGAAggcgaatcagaaagtggttACCTCTATTATTTATTGGCCAAAATAAGTTACATTCAgctaattacaaatatacgtactattctacgtactaTATACGTACTTCTACGTAATTTACTCTATTTTTCCACATCGTACCCACACCTGTTCATACATTTACCCCATCTCAGCACCAAATTTGAGAtgccctgtggtagaattcgtccaactgactgtggaaccacagtcggccttttgcgaactcgcaacaccACTACTTCACACTCCTCAAAGCGAGACAGCTTTCcgcatacgtgggctgcattccctgaggatttcgatgggcgttcgtccttTGCTCCAtggaaaacgaatcacacttccttgctcgtacgccgtggatgTGTAAAAcgcaaccgccatcttcaacaaccgACAGCAGCGCCCTGCCgcagagctaccggcagataaggccgggccggtccaagaaaggtccaccgctggatATGGATATATTGACTCCGTATTTACACCCGTAATTTAgctaaaaaaataggggcaaatactttctgattcgccatCGTACAAGTTCGTCTTCTGTTACTTCGGTTACCCGCGTATCCAGCGGAGCAAGAACCCGCCAAACTCATGGATGGTCCAGGCATACTTCACGGCTCAAGTCTTAACTTCAGAGCGGCTCTTTAGCCCTGTTCACACTGATGGGGCTTTTTTCCGATCGCGTGACGAAGTGGTCATTGCCGCCCCCTAACTCTCGCGAGATGCGCTGTGTGGGCACGGAAACTCGCAAAGTCACTTCTGGCAGGTTTCTTCCAAAATCATGGTTAGTGAGAGAGTATCTGATCTCGGTGGGAATCCCAAAAATGCGCAGCTtacacgccctgtgggaatcgggTAAGCCTAGCTCTCATGAGCCATCAAGACAAGAATCCGCGTCGCGATTGGCTTGAGACAAGcgatgcttatttttttttctggcgaagAAAACCTGTTTTGAATCGTATGGAGCAACGAGAGGCTTCTTTCAGTCGCGCCCGAAAACCTACGTCGCGCATCCGGAAAAAATTCCCACCAGTGTGAACGCATCCGTACAGCTGCTGTCACTTGTACCCGAGTTTGAAACACCTGAAGGTGATCTCCAATGTATAAAATGCTTGCGTCTGCGGCTGATGCGCATAATCTACTTTGGACGAGTCATGGGACAAAGACCCGTGCAAGGTTACGCAGGGATGTTAAGATATGAACACTGCAACCTGAGGACTACCCGTGAACGAAATGGGCAACCTGTTTCAGAAATCACTCTTTCTGTATCTGCGTTAAACGGGCCTGTGCGCTTTTCCCTAGTATCACTTTCAAATTACGCCAACTTACAGCTCACGAGAGATTAGAAAAAGTGCTTTATTTGGACGGATTTGTAAGCATGCGTCTACGTGCTTTCTCCTATATATTGTACTGCTTGAGTTCTATTACTGACAATACATTTTGAGGAAACATAAAAACCTGAGGTCCGTGCTTCTCCGCACACAAATAAAAAGTATGTCTTCAATTCATGCATATGCAATTCATTTAActttgtcaaaattattccgtatAGATGTTTGAACCAACAATCGAGCAGGGTTTATTTATTTAGCTTTCCTTCTTGCTGCCCCAGTCAGTGGTCGTACAAAATATAGTCAGCGACGAAAGAAACTCAGTGTGAGGTGCGCTCACAATATACCACCGCAGTGGCCTTGTGTTCCTCCGCGAAACGTAGTTTCGGAGAGGCTTCCCTCGAAATGTCCCGTACAGAAACGAACCTGATTGGCTGTTGAATCCATGGTGTTGGATAGCGGTGTGTTAGCCACGGTATTCTTAGGCTGGCACCGACTATAAGCTTTGTTAATGATCTGCCTTTATCGCAGGAAAATAAAGCAGGAGCCCCATTACGACGAAGAAGTGTCGTGGGACACGAACGACAGCATCGACGATCGTGTGGACGGTGAGTCGCTGAGCAGCAACCAGGCCCAGGCGCAGCAGCATCGTGCGGAGGCGACGTTGGAGAACACTGCGGATACCTCGATGGCGAGCACATCGGCGTCTCCTACAGCCGGGTCTCAGCAGGACGCGTTCCACTTCTTCGGCATGATGGTCGCCGACAGGCTACGTCGGCTCCCCAGGGGCGCGGCCCTCAGGGCGCTAAATGCCATGCACCAGGTGCTGTTCGAGCACGAAGAGGAGGCCGGCTTCTGACTTCAGCGGTGTGCAGCCTGGGTATTGTGCCGCTGTGCAGTCGGGCTTCACGGGACCTTCGCTGCCCGCCCTGCACTGAGACTCCAGGGTCTCACCATTCACGTGTGTTCGACTTCAGGCTCGTCGATAACTTCGCAGTTCTTCTCCGGCCCTTCTCACCTTTCGATGTGCCTTGGTTGACGACCGCTTCATGGAATCTTCTACATATCTGTCCACAACTTCCCACACTCTTCATAAACTTTCGAATGCAAGTATACGCACAACTGCTACCGGGGCGGCGGCAGTTGTGCAAGTGTCCAGAGATCCTCTGCAAGTGTCCAGAGATCCTCTGCAAGTGTCCGGAGATTCTCAAAGGGTGAAACCTGCATGTGAATGGAGTCTGTGGCCAGTGCCTGTGATCGGAACAAAGACGTAGTGGCATCGCAATCACCGACGACTGTTGCGTGATATAGGGAACACTTGTGGCCCGATCTTGGATGTGCCCTTTCGATGAGACGCCATTGACTGGTGCATAGCAGTCACGTGTCCGTGTGGTAGTGGACTATTCTTCGTTTTATCGTGCGTTATATTTAGTTTTGTCCATCGAAGCAGCGCTTTCCAAGTCGTCTTTTAATCAACTGCTCCATTTCAGGACATTATTTGCTGAAACTGTACAATGAAACAGCGAGCGTTTTTTTCAGGGATAGCAGAGCCAAAATACGGCCTCGCGTTGCAATTTAGAACTAGTCAGTTTTTCATCTGAACTGTCGCGTTCTGCACAGTGTCCCCATTCTGCTCCCATGGTCGCCTGCAGTGAGGGCATCGTTGGACTTGCATTTAATGTGCAGACTGTGTGTACATACTGATGTATGGTATATGTATGCATCATTTATTGTTAGTGAACGTATATATATTATGGGTGCAAACGCTCGCGTTGCGAGACGTTAGGGCATTCGTCACAGCTAGTACAAATACCTGGAGGGCCACACGTGCATTGAACAGGTCGTGGCCCTGTTTTGTTACCGCAGTTCGTTTACTTGAGGCACGGTTTGCGCGTGCTTGTTTTAGAAAATCGGTCCTGAATACAGGTTTCTGTTTGCTCACTGTTTTCTCGTGTACGGAAGTGCCCACCTAGGAACGCAGCAATTTTCTTGCGAGAAAGAAGAGATTTTCTTAACTTTCCGCACTCACATTCACTCGACGCAGTGAATGTCAAGCGACGCATTGCACTGAAATGGATGATTCATCTTGAACAGGAGTAAGAACAGTGCCAAAAAATGGTTGACTGAAGAAATGAGCTCCATTAGCCTTGGAACCTTACGACATACACTTCCAATCGTGTTCTGTTTAACGAGGACGTGTTGTGGTATATTGAAGTCGGCCTTCATAACAGTGACCCCTAGAAAACAATCGTGAAAAGGCCAAAACATTGAACTTGGCATGACTGACAGGTGCCACGAGAGAAAACAAATTGAGCGGTTGAGCAGCAATGGAAAAAGAGCTAGTATACAAACGCGTTAACGAATATTGTCACAGACAATAACGAAAAACCCACACAGTGAAAACAGCTGTTCTCATCTCGCGGCCCTTGATTATGCCGACGTGTCACAACCTTTAGCGAGCGAAAAACAGGCTGTTTGGCGATGCAATTTCGTGATTGCTCCCCCAGCTTTATTCTGAAGTAAGTACGTCTAACCCAATCACTGCGCAAATGTGATTGCATTACTGCTTATACATTGGCCGAAGGTCAAAGTTGACGCCATGTACGCTACGTACTGTAGCGTTAATGACATCGCGTTGGAACGATGCTCGGATAGTGTTTAGTTTGTTACTGtctttggaaagaaaaaaaagtttcactTGTTCCATAGTGAGTAAGCGAGAGTGCTGCTGTGCAGCACAGCCTGCGGTGATGGGCTTGGTAATATCGATGAATGATTAATCGATTAAATGTATCCCGCAAAAC from Dermacentor albipictus isolate Rhodes 1998 colony chromosome 7, USDA_Dalb.pri_finalv2, whole genome shotgun sequence includes the following:
- the LOC139047802 gene encoding uncharacterized protein isoform X8, translated to MPFKCCVPGCRANRSGGPKASMFTFPRDEGRRSRWVKALPRRTHPLTCYSRVCELHFLECFIVRKSVYDDLRTGRKIEVALPAPRLHPNAVPTVFEDCPEWPSEQSVSDGPEKKKIKQEPHYDEEVSWDTNDSIDDRVDGESLSSNQAQAQQHRAEATLENTADTSMASTSASPTAGSQQDAFHFFGMMVADRLRRLPRGAALRALNAMHQVLFEHEEEAGF
- the LOC139047802 gene encoding trichohyalin-like isoform X7, whose amino-acid sequence is MGRPRKVRTPEEQREYDARRKEQYRLSKQRRRQDPSNQEAVRRARVKEADRKRRVRLSCIERREAENEARRRKYHADKRLRTALVISNIYSVAEQSPAVAVTESEAPIVPELWPSEQSVSDGPEKKKIKQEPHYDEEVSWDTNDSIDDRVDGESLSSNQAQAQQHRAEATLENTADTSMASTSASPTAGSQQDAFHFFGMMVADRLRRLPRGAALRALNAMHQVLFEHEEEAGF